The following nucleotide sequence is from Fibrobacter succinogenes.
CGCGGTTTCTGGATCTAATGCAGCTCCGAATCCGAACTTCCATATTTATATCGCATATGGTCAGTCTAACATGGCGGGGAATGGCGATATCGTCCCTGCAGAGGACCAGGCCAAGGATCCCAAGAATTTCCTCATGTTGGCTTCGCACAACGCAAATGCGAACCAGCGTAGTGGCAAAACGACCCAGTCTATCAAGGTGGGCGAATGGTATCCGGCGATTCCCCCAATGTTCCATCCTACCGAGAATCTCTCCCCGGCGGACTATTTTGGCCGCGCGATGGTGGATTCCTTGCCGGGTGTGACCGTGGGTATTATCCCTGTGGCTATCGGTGCTGTAGCTATCAAGGCTTTTGACAAGGATCAGTACAAAGCTTACTTCAATTCTGCTGAAAGTTATATCAAGAACTGGGCAAAGGACTATGATTCCAATCCCTATCAGAGAATTGTGGACTTGGGCAAGAAGGCTAAGGAAGTAGGCGTCATCAAGGGATTTATTTTCCACCAGGGCGAAACCGATGGATCTGGCTCGGAATGGCAGAATAATGTCTATAAGACCTACAAGGACATTGTAAATGCTCTTGAACTGGACGAAAACGAAGTGGCCTTTGTGGCAGGCGAATTGCTCCAGGAAGGCAACAACTGCTGCGGCGGCAAGAATGCCGGTATTGCCCAGCTTAAAAGCAAGTTCAAAAAGTTCGGTCTGGCCTCTTCCAAGGGTTTGCAGGGTAACGGCAGGGACCCTTACCACTTTGGCCGCGCGGGCGTGATTGAACTGGGCAAGCGCTACTGCTCCGAAATGCTCAAGCTTATCGACAAGACTATCGATCCGGATGCTCCGGCTGTCGACCTGGTTGACCCCAGCAAGTCTGTGGTTCCCGACGAACCTCCCGAGGAATATGGCCCCTATGGCGATGCTCCCGCAAGTATTCCTGGCACTATTGAAGCTGAAAACTACAACAAGGGCGGAGCCGACAAGGCCTATTACGATTTGAGTAAAGGCAACGAAGGCAACAAGTTCCGCAAGGACGATGTTGATATTTACCAGCCGAACATGGGTATTGTTGTAGGTCACTGCCAGAAGGGCGAATGGCTCAAGTACACCGTGAAGGTGGAAGCCGATGGCGAATATGAAATTTCTGCCCTTGTGGCTGGTGAAAACGGCTCCGGTAGCTTTAAGCTTTATGTGGACGATAAGCAGATTGGTGATGAAATTGTAAACGAAGGCAAGGGCTTTGACACGTTCTCCGAAGTGAGCGGCGGCAAGGCTACTTTGAAGGCTGGCGAACATGAATTGAAACTTGAAATTGCCAATGACTGGATCGATATCGACTATGTCGAGTTCAAGAAGGTTGACGATACTAACGGAATAAAGAACATTCGCTTGAATTTGACCGATACCGAAAGCCTCTTTAGCGTGTTCGATATGCAGGGCATTAAGCTTGGTTCGTTTACCGCCAAGGGCATGGAACATGCAGTTGCTCTCGTCAAGACCGATGCCAAACTCCGCAAGTACTCTAAGGGCGTGTTCTTCGTCCGTAAGGATGGTGCAACGCATATGGCCAAAAAAGTGGTTGTGCGCGAGTAAGCGTCGTTGGCGCTAGGCGACTTTGTCGCAATTAAATGTTTCTAGGTTAAAATTAGCTTCCCCGCCTCTGTGCGGGGATTTTTGCTTAAAAACTAAGTTCTAGTAACTAGTAACTCCCCTCCGTTGACAAAACGTCCATAATATATGGAGCCCATAATTGAAACAAAACACTCTTTTTAGGATAGTTTTTGAATGGTGAAAAATTTGGATTAAGGAAAAAATTATGGGTGTTGAAAAATCTTTAAAAAAATTGATGGCGGTTGCAGGTGCTGCGGCTGGCCTTTCTCTGTTTGGGCTTACAAGTGCAAATGCTGCCCCGAACCCGAACTTCCACATTTACATTGCCTACGGACAGTCCAACATGGCGGGTAACGGCGATATCGTCCCTTCCGAGGACCAGGCCGAAGCTCCCA
It contains:
- a CDS encoding sialate O-acetylesterase, whose translation is MSVENLKKLMAVAGVAAGFSLFAVSGSNAAPNPNFHIYIAYGQSNMAGNGDIVPAEDQAKDPKNFLMLASHNANANQRSGKTTQSIKVGEWYPAIPPMFHPTENLSPADYFGRAMVDSLPGVTVGIIPVAIGAVAIKAFDKDQYKAYFNSAESYIKNWAKDYDSNPYQRIVDLGKKAKEVGVIKGFIFHQGETDGSGSEWQNNVYKTYKDIVNALELDENEVAFVAGELLQEGNNCCGGKNAGIAQLKSKFKKFGLASSKGLQGNGRDPYHFGRAGVIELGKRYCSEMLKLIDKTIDPDAPAVDLVDPSKSVVPDEPPEEYGPYGDAPASIPGTIEAENYNKGGADKAYYDLSKGNEGNKFRKDDVDIYQPNMGIVVGHCQKGEWLKYTVKVEADGEYEISALVAGENGSGSFKLYVDDKQIGDEIVNEGKGFDTFSEVSGGKATLKAGEHELKLEIANDWIDIDYVEFKKVDDTNGIKNIRLNLTDTESLFSVFDMQGIKLGSFTAKGMEHAVALVKTDAKLRKYSKGVFFVRKDGATHMAKKVVVRE